A single bacterium DNA region contains:
- a CDS encoding RsmE family RNA methyltransferase has product MPQFFVDTSLAASKHVEIRGADARHILQSLRLGQGDWMVLSDGKGRSFRAVIRQAKAMSVILDIIEEITRVDPNPPPALAIASIRAERMEWAIQKSVELGCRRILPFNSARTVRKAEHAGSSRKIERLRKIALEAAKQSGLPFVPSVEKAIDFLLLCSRLTEFKPALLLYEGEAALSIRKALADADLSREGIIIIGPEGGFTDEEVDQARGKGALTASLGRQILKAETAAVAAVAIYQYESGNTETV; this is encoded by the coding sequence ATGCCCCAGTTCTTCGTGGATACAAGCCTCGCCGCATCGAAGCATGTGGAGATCCGCGGCGCCGACGCCAGGCACATCCTGCAATCGCTGAGGCTTGGACAAGGCGACTGGATGGTGCTCTCGGACGGCAAAGGCAGATCATTCAGGGCAGTGATCAGGCAAGCCAAGGCAATGAGCGTGATCCTCGACATCATTGAGGAGATCACGCGCGTGGACCCCAATCCTCCGCCGGCGCTTGCAATCGCATCGATCCGCGCCGAGAGGATGGAGTGGGCGATCCAGAAGTCGGTGGAGCTGGGCTGTCGCCGCATCCTTCCCTTCAACTCGGCGCGCACGGTCAGGAAGGCCGAACATGCCGGCTCCTCGCGGAAGATCGAGAGGCTCAGGAAGATAGCGCTGGAGGCTGCGAAGCAGTCCGGCCTCCCCTTTGTCCCCTCTGTGGAGAAGGCGATCGATTTTTTGCTCCTCTGTTCACGCCTGACGGAGTTCAAACCGGCGCTGTTGCTGTACGAGGGCGAGGCCGCGCTCAGCATTCGCAAGGCGCTCGCGGACGCCGATCTCTCTCGCGAAGGCATCATCATCATCGGCCCCGAAGGAGGTTTCACCGATGAAGAGGTCGACCAAGCCAGGGGAAAAGGCGCGCTGACAGCGAGCCTCGGCCGACAGATTCTCAAAGCCGAGACAGCCGCAGTCGCCGCTGTCGCGATATATCAGTACGAATCGGGAAACACGGAGACAGTCTGA
- a CDS encoding 50S ribosomal protein L11 methyltransferase — MKDPDILRLEATVPKEEAENAEFLLCGLGSSSTLEKPHDDKKFVTVVACFNSSERSEPLLKLEAAQAFKAFPGLRDADILVQRERIADYTELCKQHFAPFEIAKGIVVVPSWERYVPRANESVINLDPGMAFGTGLHETTKLCAEAIESCAHRASSMLDVGTGSGILAITARLLGVRNICAIENDPDALEVAKENFEKNSCSDILLAQRIEDAGLGFDLVVANILLPTLIELRDPIMKRVAPHGTLVLSGITPDQEDEIKDAYGRGFTSSEAKRRGEWSAVIFRRG, encoded by the coding sequence ATGAAAGATCCCGATATATTGCGCCTAGAGGCGACCGTCCCAAAGGAGGAGGCTGAAAACGCCGAGTTCCTCCTCTGCGGACTCGGTTCGAGCTCCACGCTCGAAAAGCCGCACGATGACAAAAAATTCGTGACCGTCGTCGCCTGTTTCAACTCTTCGGAGAGGAGCGAGCCCCTTCTCAAGCTCGAAGCAGCGCAGGCGTTCAAGGCATTCCCCGGGCTGCGCGACGCCGACATCCTAGTGCAGAGGGAGCGCATCGCGGATTACACCGAACTCTGCAAGCAGCACTTTGCGCCCTTTGAAATCGCCAAGGGCATCGTCGTGGTCCCCAGCTGGGAGCGCTACGTGCCGCGCGCGAACGAATCGGTCATCAACCTGGACCCGGGGATGGCGTTCGGGACCGGCCTGCACGAGACCACGAAGCTCTGCGCAGAAGCGATAGAATCGTGCGCGCACCGCGCAAGCTCCATGCTGGACGTGGGGACCGGCAGCGGAATCCTCGCGATCACGGCGAGGCTCCTCGGAGTAAGGAACATCTGCGCGATCGAGAACGATCCCGACGCGCTCGAGGTCGCGAAAGAAAATTTCGAGAAGAACTCCTGCTCCGACATACTGCTCGCCCAGCGAATTGAGGACGCTGGCCTTGGCTTCGACCTGGTCGTGGCCAACATACTGCTCCCCACGCTGATAGAGCTTCGCGATCCTATAATGAAAAGGGTGGCGCCGCACGGCACCCTCGTGCTCTCCGGCATAACCCCGGACCAAGAGGACGAGATAAAGGACGCGTATGGCCGTGGGTTCACGAGCAGCGAGGCGAAGAGGCGCGGTGAATGGAGCGCCGTAATATTCAGGAGAGGATGA